A portion of the Microbacterium hominis genome contains these proteins:
- a CDS encoding AraC family transcriptional regulator, whose protein sequence is MIAILNRVVEHVEQNLTDDVDIDGLAKSLGTTEYHVRRMFSSLAGMPLSEYIRRRRMTVAAADLRQDDSLLDIATRYRYGSTEAFARAFRSVHGAGPSDVRRDGGPLRSQPQLRFRLTVEGNTPMDTRIADRPAFRLIGHAARVPLIHRGPNPHIQAHIAALPITAHERLKSLSSTEPAGLLQVSADVDPDYAEGSELTYLHGVAVELGAPVPADLDVIDVPAGAWAVFRVTGDYPAALQDAWAATATDWFPSNTWRLRPGPSIVAVLDRAPDFSTATCELWLPIEQA, encoded by the coding sequence GTGATCGCGATACTCAACCGCGTCGTCGAGCACGTCGAGCAGAACCTCACCGACGATGTGGACATCGACGGCCTCGCAAAGAGCCTCGGCACGACCGAGTACCACGTGCGGCGGATGTTCTCGTCACTGGCCGGGATGCCGCTGTCGGAGTACATCCGGCGGCGGCGGATGACCGTCGCCGCCGCCGATCTGCGGCAGGACGACAGTCTGCTCGACATCGCTACCCGCTATCGGTACGGCTCGACGGAGGCCTTCGCTCGAGCGTTCCGTTCAGTTCATGGCGCAGGGCCCAGCGACGTGCGCCGTGATGGCGGTCCCCTTCGATCACAACCGCAGCTCAGGTTCCGACTGACCGTCGAAGGGAACACCCCCATGGACACCCGCATCGCCGACCGCCCCGCATTCCGGCTCATCGGGCACGCTGCCCGCGTGCCGCTCATCCACCGCGGCCCCAACCCGCACATCCAGGCCCACATCGCCGCCCTGCCCATCACCGCGCACGAACGGCTGAAGAGCCTGAGCAGCACCGAGCCGGCGGGGTTGCTGCAGGTCAGCGCCGACGTCGATCCGGACTATGCCGAAGGCAGCGAACTCACCTACCTGCATGGCGTCGCCGTCGAGCTCGGCGCGCCTGTGCCCGCCGACCTGGACGTGATCGACGTGCCGGCGGGCGCATGGGCTGTCTTCCGGGTCACCGGCGATTACCCCGCGGCCCTGCAGGACGCGTGGGCGGCCACCGCCACCGACTGGTTCCCCTCGAACACCTGGCGACTGCGCCCCGGGCCGTCGATCGTCGCCGTCCTCGATCGGGCTCCCGACTTCAGCACAGCCACGTGCGAACTCTGGCTCCCCATCGAGCAGGCCTGA
- a CDS encoding TIGR03668 family PPOX class F420-dependent oxidoreductase, with protein sequence MRLAAEESRSLAIAERVGRLATVSAAGDPHLVPVTFAVADGFVIIGIDEKPKSTLDLRRLRNIRDNPRVALCWDRYDEDWSLLWWVRADGIASIVESGESWERAWEALNNKYEQYRHAEHHGPVIRVEATKWSGWAHG encoded by the coding sequence GTGAGACTTGCCGCTGAGGAGTCGCGAAGCCTGGCGATTGCGGAGCGGGTCGGCCGGCTGGCGACCGTCTCTGCGGCGGGCGATCCCCACCTCGTGCCCGTCACGTTCGCCGTCGCGGATGGCTTCGTGATCATCGGCATCGATGAGAAGCCGAAGAGCACCCTCGACCTGAGACGTCTGAGGAACATCCGGGACAACCCGCGCGTCGCCCTCTGCTGGGACCGGTACGACGAGGACTGGAGCCTGCTGTGGTGGGTCCGAGCCGACGGGATCGCCTCGATCGTCGAGAGCGGCGAGTCGTGGGAACGAGCCTGGGAAGCTCTCAACAACAAGTACGAGCAGTACCGGCACGCGGAGCATCACGGGCCCGTCATCCGTGTCGAGGCGACGAAGTGGAGCGGCTGGGCACACGGCTGA
- a CDS encoding YdeI/OmpD-associated family protein: MVAASAKPELHIDTVEEWERWLESDPGPDGVRLRLRKTASGKPGITYAQALDVALCFGWIDGQKLSLDADYFLQVFTPRRPRGVWSKINIEHVARLIEEGRMRPAGLREVDRAKADGRWDAAYRQRDGELPPELQAALDADPAIAAAFAAQSAQNRFAMAFRVGSLKRPETRAARVAQYVAMLARGETIH, from the coding sequence ATGGTCGCCGCCTCCGCCAAGCCTGAGCTCCATATCGACACCGTCGAGGAATGGGAGCGCTGGCTGGAGTCGGATCCCGGACCCGACGGAGTGCGGCTGCGACTTCGCAAGACGGCGTCGGGCAAGCCTGGCATCACCTACGCCCAAGCCCTTGACGTGGCGCTGTGCTTCGGCTGGATCGACGGGCAGAAGCTGTCGCTCGATGCGGATTACTTCCTGCAGGTCTTCACCCCGCGCCGGCCGCGCGGGGTGTGGTCGAAGATCAACATCGAGCACGTCGCCCGTCTGATCGAGGAGGGCCGGATGCGACCTGCCGGCCTCCGCGAGGTCGATCGCGCGAAGGCGGACGGGCGGTGGGATGCCGCGTATCGCCAGCGTGACGGGGAACTCCCTCCCGAGCTTCAGGCGGCACTGGATGCCGACCCGGCGATCGCCGCCGCGTTCGCCGCGCAATCGGCGCAGAACCGCTTCGCGATGGCGTTCCGCGTGGGCAGCCTCAAGCGCCCGGAGACGCGCGCGGCACGCGTCGCCCAGTACGTCGCCATGCTCGCGCGCGGCGAGACGATCCACTGA
- a CDS encoding bleomycin resistance protein, whose product MQATTGLDRAVPHLPSRDFDRTERFYGGFGFERVFRDEGWMILTRGGLQLEFFPHPELDPATSSFMCSLRVADVDELYAAVERSGVAERTVGMPRLHPVRLQEWGLRAGYLIDPDGTQLALIEQPSTT is encoded by the coding sequence ATGCAGGCGACCACCGGTCTCGATCGGGCCGTTCCCCACCTCCCCTCCCGCGACTTCGACCGCACCGAGAGGTTCTACGGAGGTTTCGGATTCGAGCGCGTGTTCCGCGACGAAGGCTGGATGATCCTGACTCGTGGCGGGCTTCAGCTGGAGTTCTTTCCTCACCCGGAGCTCGACCCGGCAACCAGCAGCTTCATGTGCTCGCTCCGTGTCGCCGACGTGGACGAGCTCTACGCGGCCGTCGAACGCTCCGGGGTCGCGGAGCGGACTGTCGGGATGCCGCGACTCCACCCTGTTCGCCTGCAGGAGTGGGGTCTGAGAGCCGGGTATCTGATCGACCCCGACGGCACGCAGCTCGCGCTGATCGAACAGCCCTCGACGACGTGA
- a CDS encoding DoxX family protein, with product MVRIARVSVRILLGGFLVFTGLSHLFWARRGFQIAVPDWAPRATGLDKDAIVVSSGVVEIMLGGALVALPRERRTVGALTAAFFVAVFPGNVHHWRTGRSAPLLRTDRARFIRLFLQPVLIAWALWSAGPWRHPASERAHG from the coding sequence ATGGTTCGCATTGCGCGAGTGAGCGTTCGGATTCTTCTCGGCGGATTCCTCGTCTTCACGGGGCTCAGCCACCTCTTCTGGGCGCGGCGAGGCTTCCAGATCGCCGTTCCCGACTGGGCGCCCCGCGCGACCGGCCTCGACAAGGATGCGATCGTCGTGTCCTCGGGAGTCGTGGAGATCATGCTCGGCGGCGCACTGGTCGCGCTTCCGCGTGAGCGTCGCACCGTCGGGGCGCTGACCGCGGCCTTCTTCGTCGCCGTCTTCCCGGGGAACGTCCATCACTGGCGCACCGGACGCTCGGCGCCGCTGCTGCGCACCGACCGCGCCCGATTCATCCGGCTGTTCCTCCAGCCGGTCCTGATCGCGTGGGCGCTGTGGAGCGCAGGCCCGTGGCGGCACCCGGCATCGGAGCGTGCGCACGGATAG
- a CDS encoding DUF998 domain-containing protein, whose translation MSVAAIAAVTALVAGGITVGLIALLHVLEPEYDPSWRMISEYSLGRHGWVMRVAFVTMAIGPAATCIALWPFGGAWTLGLVVVAVGAFGAAFIDADPIMTSRAEATRVGRVHTVMGGLCLAGFPPAALLAGVGVAPALGWLLAIASVVPFATLVWFLRAAAPAHGQGGSPEIRIGWPDRFCLLAYLAWVVLATISALRVV comes from the coding sequence TTGAGCGTCGCTGCCATCGCCGCCGTCACGGCGCTCGTCGCCGGAGGGATCACGGTGGGGCTGATCGCCCTGCTCCACGTGCTCGAGCCCGAGTACGACCCGTCGTGGCGGATGATCAGCGAGTATTCGCTCGGGCGGCACGGGTGGGTCATGCGCGTCGCCTTCGTCACGATGGCCATCGGCCCTGCCGCGACATGCATCGCGTTGTGGCCGTTCGGCGGCGCGTGGACCTTGGGTCTGGTCGTTGTGGCCGTGGGCGCGTTCGGTGCCGCGTTCATCGACGCCGATCCGATCATGACCTCGCGTGCCGAGGCGACGCGCGTGGGCAGGGTGCACACGGTGATGGGCGGGCTGTGTCTCGCCGGCTTCCCACCGGCTGCGCTGCTCGCGGGGGTGGGGGTTGCGCCGGCGCTCGGCTGGCTGCTTGCGATCGCGTCTGTCGTTCCCTTCGCCACCCTGGTGTGGTTCCTCCGCGCCGCTGCCCCCGCCCACGGGCAGGGCGGCTCGCCGGAGATCCGGATCGGCTGGCCGGACAGATTCTGCCTGCTCGCCTACCTGGCGTGGGTGGTGCTCGCCACGATCAGCGCGCTGCGCGTCGTGTGA
- a CDS encoding threonine/serine ThrE exporter family protein, which yields MDTALLSMLLAAGVIAVAAIVLLVLSPRGARDVVVDAREATFTGSVPISPADQPDAQLTLAAAEAIGRAMTQAGYSVETVQNAISDIARVNGLPETEALVFPSALLVSARGQGQHQTGAVVSDDIRLLLSQIDELQRTVDAARKGVLSPRSVVEKIARIREMPPVYGPVPRVVAYGLLSGALSVLLGASWSGVLLAAGLGLVAGTTMLVAERMPRRYGALNTVALSFGVAVVVFLLLRAGLGYGILPALLAPLVLLLPGTLLTTAMLELATGNLISGAGRLAGGATRLLLLGAGIATAAVVVGIPDVDIDIEGTALGPLAPWIAVAVLGVGISVHSSAPRRALPWMLLVLYVAYAVQVLSDQLVGGVLSAFIGALVLTPVTALVARQPTGPAALVTFTAGYWLLVPGALGLIGVTSLLEQDSAAAASLLATLSTMLAIALGVLAGSAVSNRLDRPAL from the coding sequence ATGGACACCGCTCTTCTTTCGATGCTCCTCGCGGCCGGTGTGATCGCCGTCGCGGCGATCGTGCTGCTTGTCCTCAGTCCCCGGGGTGCGCGTGACGTCGTCGTCGATGCCCGCGAGGCGACGTTCACCGGCAGCGTGCCCATCTCCCCGGCCGACCAGCCGGATGCGCAGCTGACGCTCGCCGCCGCCGAGGCGATCGGTCGGGCGATGACGCAGGCGGGCTACTCGGTCGAGACGGTGCAGAACGCCATCTCGGATATCGCGCGGGTGAACGGCCTGCCCGAGACAGAGGCCCTCGTCTTCCCCAGCGCCCTGCTGGTGTCGGCGCGTGGGCAGGGGCAGCATCAGACCGGCGCGGTCGTCAGCGATGACATCCGGCTGCTGCTGTCGCAGATCGATGAACTGCAGCGCACGGTGGATGCCGCGCGCAAGGGGGTTCTGAGCCCCCGGTCGGTGGTCGAGAAGATCGCCCGCATCCGCGAGATGCCGCCGGTGTACGGGCCGGTGCCGCGGGTGGTGGCGTACGGCTTGCTCAGCGGTGCGCTGTCGGTGCTGCTCGGCGCGTCGTGGAGCGGCGTGCTGCTCGCCGCGGGCCTCGGCCTGGTCGCCGGCACCACCATGCTCGTGGCCGAGCGGATGCCGCGCCGCTACGGCGCCCTCAACACGGTGGCGCTGTCGTTCGGCGTCGCGGTGGTGGTGTTCCTCCTGCTGCGCGCGGGGCTGGGCTACGGCATCCTCCCCGCCCTCTTGGCGCCCCTGGTGCTGCTGCTGCCCGGCACGCTGCTCACGACGGCGATGCTCGAGCTCGCCACGGGCAACCTCATCTCGGGCGCGGGGCGGCTCGCCGGCGGCGCGACGCGACTGCTGCTGCTGGGCGCCGGCATCGCGACGGCCGCCGTGGTGGTCGGGATCCCCGACGTCGACATCGACATCGAGGGCACGGCGCTCGGCCCCCTCGCACCGTGGATCGCGGTCGCGGTGCTGGGCGTCGGGATCTCGGTGCACTCGAGCGCGCCCCGACGCGCGCTCCCGTGGATGCTGCTGGTGCTGTACGTCGCCTATGCCGTTCAGGTGCTGAGCGATCAGCTCGTCGGCGGCGTGCTGTCGGCGTTCATCGGGGCGCTGGTGCTCACGCCGGTGACCGCGCTGGTCGCCCGCCAGCCCACCGGGCCGGCCGCCCTCGTGACCTTCACGGCCGGCTACTGGCTGCTCGTGCCCGGAGCCCTCGGTCTCATCGGCGTCACCTCCCTGCTGGAGCAGGACTCGGCCGCGGCCGCCTCGCTGCTGGCCACACTGTCGACGATGCTCGCGATCGCACTCGGTGTGCTCGCGGGTTCCGCGGTGTCGAACCGGCTGGACCGGCCCGCGCTCTGA